The following DNA comes from Epinephelus lanceolatus isolate andai-2023 chromosome 1, ASM4190304v1, whole genome shotgun sequence.
GGCTCCTTGTCCTTTTGctgactgtaaacacacacgCCATACAGTGTCAGGGGGAGTGTATGTATTTACAGTGAGCAGATGGACGAGGAGCTGTTTGACAGTAAGGGATACAGTATTAGGTGTTATATCATAAGGTACATGTCGTGCATTAGATACTGTACGTCTGCAAGAACAACTTCTGTACTCTCAAGCCAATAAATTATTATGAGACTTTAAAGACGCCTTTGAATTCTGTGAAATGGTCTTACTCTGTACCTGCTGtgatttattttggtttagGTCACTACATCATTTGATACTATCTGTAACAGTTTTGGTATTGACatatatttaaagggatagatcagactttttgaagtggggttgtatggggtacttattcATAGACaatatattatatacagtagatgGTAGTCaacacgcccccagtttggagaaacaaactggagtccaacatggaagctcagcagtgtactgctgtggagacATCAACAACTAAACAAATTTTAGACACTTCAAAACAGTCCCACCtgaaaaaatcaatatcagtttaagtgcttgctatatttagaatatttttcaTCAGACAGCGATTTTTGACAGAAAACTTAAGTTGTTATAACACtgtcctcaaagccagactccattcagaaaaacagtgatttaccatcgctgaacacaggagctgctggtctacggCTGCCTTGAacaattattttgtttgtgttattgtgtgactttggcatataaataattatttcagattcaccaaaatcacacaataacacaaactaactaacaaatagaagcagcggtagaccatcagctctgtgttcatccatccatccttccatccatttttatctgcatatccggggccgggtcacgggtgcagcaggccaagcaaaacaCCCAAGACATCCCTCCCCCCAGCAacgctctccagctcctccttgggggaccccaaggtgttcccaggccagatgagatatataatccctccatcatgttctgggtctgccccgggccctcctaccagtgggatgtgcccggaacacctccagcgcgaggcgcccaggaggatgcCCAAACCAAATCCATTGACCCCTTTCAACgagaaggagcagcggctctactctgagctccctccagatgttcgagctccttaccctatctcttaggctgagcccagacacctcTGGGATGAAGCTCATATCGGCCAGGTGTATCTCATTCtatcggtcactacccagagctcatgatcataggtgagggttgggacgtagatggaacagtaaattgaaagcttcgccttccggcTAAGCTCCATCTTCATCATGGCGCTCCggcgcagcgcccgcatcactgcagaagacGCACTAAACCGCCAATCCATCcgacgctccattctaccctcactcgtgaacaagaccacGAAATTCTTGAACCCTCTCGCTTGAGCCTCCGTGTTCAacgagctaaaattactgtttttgtcagtggagtctgatGGCTTTGACGAGATCCtaaatggggaactgaagcttcCTCTGCTgaaacaggctgtctgacagaaaggtaaagtggtgaaaatattctcaatttAGCAAACTATCACttgaaacagatttttttaggtgggactttttttaggaggctaaaatatgttttattgctgACCCCATCAactgcagtacattgcttagcttctgtatTGGCatccagcctgcttctctaaactggggtcgtgccgactgacatctactgcatGTAATGCACTAACTAtagataagtaccccatacaaccccacttcaaaaaatccaaactatccctttaactacTCTACTTTCTGACATGTTGCTTATATAATTATTCATATCATTCTCCTCATGTTCGTCCTCCTGCAGGGTGAGACTAAGAAGGAAAGCCGGAAGCAGGAATACCTGAGGAAGATGGGCCTGAGCCAGGAGGGGAACGACGACGTGACAGTCGGATTACGAAGACAAGGTAGTATCTCAAATGAAAAAGATACTAAGGTGGCcgacagacacagcaaaggtCCTGAAAGTTTGAGAGAGGAGCGGAGTCGGCTTTCAAGCAGATTCAGGAAccaggagagcagagagagtgaCGTGAAAGAGAAGACCAAGGAGAAACTTGAGGACAATAAGATAAGAGAcagaagagaaaacagagagagcacaGGCAGCAAAACAAAGGATATGATCTCCAAGTTACAGGAAAAGAAGGACGACAGCAAAGACAGGAAAGACGACAGCAGGAGAAGAGATGAAGGCAAAACCAAAGACATTATCTCAAAGCTACGTGAAAAACAAGAGAAGGATGTGAGCaaggaaaaggagagaaaatcTGAGAGTTTCAGGACGCAAGGGCTTGTCTCTAAGATGCTGGAGAAACAGAGCAAGGCACAAGAAAGCCCGGCTCCGGAGAGTAAATCTGAAGAGAAGAAGCCtaaaacagaggagaaaaaagctgaagatAAAAAGCCTGATGTCAAACTTGAGCGACAATCATCAGTGAGGGGTGAGGTGCAGGTGAAACACGACAAGGCGGAGAAGAGAACAGATAGAGAGGAGCTGGTGAATCATAGTGACCAcgtgaaggagaaggagaagaaagtcgaggacagaaaggaaaaagaggagagtAAAGGAAAAGTTAAAAAACCTGAGGAAACTGAGAAACTTGGCAACTGTGTGGCCAAAAACACCCCAAACAGCAAGgcgaaagaggaagaggaggaggacgaagaCTCAAGCATGTTTGATGAGCTGATGGAGCAGGTTCGCAGCAATGACCCTTCCCTCACTGAGCTCAACGTCAACAACTCAGAGGTCATCAAGATCAAAACGCTCATAGAGTTTGCGGAGGCTTTGCACAAGAACACCAACATTAAGAAGTTTGCCTTGGCTAACTGCCGTGCGGACGACCACGTAGCTTACGCCATCGCAGGCATGCTTCGCAACAACAAGACTCTCACTAGCCTCAACATAGACTCCAACCATCTCACTGGCAAAGGCATCCTGGCTCTGATCCAGGCGCTGCCACACAACTCCACACTGACTGAGCTTCGCTTTCAAAACCAGCGTCACATCTGCGGCGGGAAGACGGAGATGGAAATGACCAAAATCCTGAAAGAGAACACAACCCTGCTCAAACTGGGCTACCACTTTGAGTTAGCCGGACCCAGGATGACTACGACAAACATACTGAGTCGCAACATGGACCGACAGAGGCAGAAGCGCCTGCAGGAGCAGAAGCTGGCCCAGGCCAACGGGGAGAAGAAGGAGACGCTGGAGGTACCCAAAGTGGGTGGCGGAGGATCTCTCAGAGGCTCGCCCAAAGCTTCCCCTAAACCTTCCCCCATACCGTCACCTATGCCATCACCAAAGCTGACGCCTAAAAGAGGAGCTGGAGGTCCACCAccacctccgcctcctcctgGGGGTGGacctccacctcctccgccTCCCATGCTGGATGTAGACGCCCTGAAGAACTCTCTGACCCCGGTTTCGCAGAGGAAGCTGGATGGGAAAGGCCCAGCCGGTAGTAAGAACTCAAGGGACCAACTGCTTGCCTCGATCAGAGGAAGCGACAAGAAACAACTCAAGAAGGTACGTAAGATTGTTTTACGTATCGGTTTGCTCACCCAATACATATCCtcacatacttttacttttcacgCAGGTGCCGGTGCCAAAGTGGTTGCAGTAAATTTTCCTGTTGGAATATGACGTGATAAAGAAGACAAAGGGACATTTCACCACAGGTTGTCAAGGAGACAAACTGTCCCT
Coding sequences within:
- the lmod1b gene encoding uncharacterized protein lmod1b produces the protein MSRRKVRGLTRTGRQVSEDPDLDNLLSTLSPEEMEELEKDMMKVPDLKPEDGKILVAGESQAAQPPTSNNVQDAKLDSRRESDRKGRLSEREQSFEGETKKESRKQEYLRKMGLSQEGNDDVTVGLRRQGSISNEKDTKVADRHSKGPESLREERSRLSSRFRNQESRESDVKEKTKEKLEDNKIRDRRENRESTGSKTKDMISKLQEKKDDSKDRKDDSRRRDEGKTKDIISKLREKQEKDVSKEKERKSESFRTQGLVSKMLEKQSKAQESPAPESKSEEKKPKTEEKKAEDKKPDVKLERQSSVRGEVQVKHDKAEKRTDREELVNHSDHVKEKEKKVEDRKEKEESKGKVKKPEETEKLGNCVAKNTPNSKAKEEEEEDEDSSMFDELMEQVRSNDPSLTELNVNNSEVIKIKTLIEFAEALHKNTNIKKFALANCRADDHVAYAIAGMLRNNKTLTSLNIDSNHLTGKGILALIQALPHNSTLTELRFQNQRHICGGKTEMEMTKILKENTTLLKLGYHFELAGPRMTTTNILSRNMDRQRQKRLQEQKLAQANGEKKETLEVPKVGGGGSLRGSPKASPKPSPIPSPMPSPKLTPKRGAGGPPPPPPPPGGGPPPPPPPMLDVDALKNSLTPVSQRKLDGKGPAGSKNSRDQLLASIRGSDKKQLKKVPVPKWLQ